Proteins encoded in a region of the Halothiobacillus diazotrophicus genome:
- a CDS encoding putative bifunctional diguanylate cyclase/phosphodiesterase, which produces MFTLDNATPRIFIVDDDASQIVLLNETLKSLGQVLFEQDSRAAFDRIRETRPDVVLLDIEMPELNGFEVLEQLKADEQTRHLPVMFITGHDTVEEQLRCLRAGAVDFIVKPLQPEVVAVRVRTHLTLRARERRLNDLYRHARVTLASIGDAVITTNVTGEVTFMNPMAESLTGINLDKAKGRSIEEIMPLRIGENGPLHVNPIRLAIEGRRMVGMALNCQMQRQTGHWVPVEDSAAPLISETDEVIGSVIVFHEMDEARAMMLKMTHTLQYDQLTNLPNRFLFLDYLKTEIARSQKNEEKLGLIALDINQFKLINEELGFDFGDALLQKVAKRIQGQLHQHEVLSRHHSDQFMVMVPETVQPSDLAVLAEAIKDSVMQLAQLHTELNNFSVCLGISVFPDDAADPETLLLHADEAVYRAKHESALGGVCFFSEEMESGFTSRRLCFTRIKSAIANQGVVVLYQPQINPVSGDVEAVEALMRLRDDDGQLVSPVQFIGLAEETRLIIPLGEQMIRIALDQLGRWCDDGLHIRMCINISPVQFLDAHFLAAILKAIEACGVDPKLVELEVTESLMMKHLDSVRSDMQKLRALGVSISIDDFGTGFSSLSYLRELPVDVLKIDKAFVDPLRGDPSDDVLVRTVATLAKSIGVLSVAEGVETEEQARHLKDLGVSLLQGYHFSRPVPADQLNTRYSL; this is translated from the coding sequence ATGTTCACACTGGACAATGCCACACCCCGCATCTTCATCGTGGACGACGACGCCAGTCAGATCGTTCTGCTGAACGAGACGCTCAAGTCGCTTGGTCAGGTGCTGTTCGAGCAGGATAGCCGTGCCGCTTTCGACCGGATCCGGGAAACACGGCCCGACGTGGTCTTGCTGGATATCGAAATGCCGGAGCTCAACGGCTTCGAGGTTCTGGAGCAGCTGAAGGCGGATGAGCAGACCCGGCATCTGCCGGTGATGTTCATCACGGGGCACGACACGGTCGAGGAACAATTGCGCTGCCTTCGAGCCGGTGCGGTCGATTTCATCGTCAAGCCGCTGCAGCCCGAAGTGGTCGCAGTGCGTGTTCGCACCCATCTGACATTGCGTGCGCGAGAACGTCGGCTGAACGACTTGTACCGGCATGCACGGGTGACGCTGGCTTCGATCGGCGATGCGGTCATCACGACGAATGTGACCGGGGAGGTCACTTTCATGAATCCGATGGCAGAATCCTTGACGGGGATCAATCTGGACAAGGCCAAGGGTCGGTCGATCGAGGAAATCATGCCCTTGCGCATCGGGGAGAATGGTCCCCTGCATGTCAATCCGATTCGTCTGGCCATCGAGGGACGACGCATGGTCGGCATGGCGCTCAACTGCCAAATGCAGCGGCAGACTGGGCATTGGGTTCCTGTGGAAGACAGCGCTGCCCCGCTGATTTCCGAAACGGACGAGGTGATCGGTTCGGTGATCGTGTTTCACGAAATGGACGAAGCGCGCGCCATGATGCTGAAGATGACCCATACCCTGCAATACGATCAACTGACCAATCTGCCCAATCGCTTTCTGTTTCTCGATTACCTGAAGACAGAGATTGCGCGCAGTCAGAAAAACGAGGAAAAGCTGGGGCTGATCGCCCTCGATATCAATCAGTTCAAGCTGATTAATGAGGAACTCGGCTTCGATTTCGGGGACGCGCTGCTGCAGAAGGTGGCCAAGCGAATCCAGGGTCAGCTCCATCAGCATGAAGTCCTCAGCCGTCATCACTCAGACCAGTTCATGGTCATGGTGCCTGAGACGGTTCAGCCCAGTGATCTTGCCGTGCTGGCCGAGGCCATCAAGGACAGCGTGATGCAGCTGGCCCAGCTGCACACGGAGCTCAACAATTTTTCCGTCTGCCTGGGGATCAGCGTGTTTCCGGACGATGCCGCCGATCCCGAGACCCTGCTGCTACATGCCGATGAGGCGGTGTATCGCGCCAAGCACGAATCCGCGCTGGGCGGTGTCTGCTTCTTTTCGGAGGAGATGGAGTCCGGGTTCACCTCCCGACGCCTGTGCTTCACGCGGATCAAGAGTGCAATCGCCAATCAGGGCGTCGTCGTGCTGTATCAGCCCCAGATCAATCCCGTTTCCGGGGACGTGGAAGCCGTCGAGGCGCTGATGCGACTGCGCGACGACGATGGACAGCTGGTTTCTCCCGTGCAGTTCATCGGTCTGGCAGAGGAAACCCGGTTGATCATTCCGCTGGGTGAACAGATGATCCGGATTGCCCTCGATCAGCTCGGACGATGGTGCGATGATGGGTTGCACATCCGCATGTGCATCAATATCTCGCCCGTCCAGTTTCTCGATGCGCATTTCCTCGCCGCCATACTCAAAGCCATCGAGGCGTGCGGCGTGGACCCCAAACTGGTCGAGCTGGAGGTGACGGAAAGCCTGATGATGAAACATCTGGACAGCGTGCGGTCCGACATGCAGAAGCTGCGGGCCCTGGGCGTTTCGATCTCGATCGACGATTTCGGAACCGGTTTCTCTTCCCTGAGCTACCTCAGAGAGCTGCCCGTCGACGTATTGAAAATCGACAAGGCCTTCGTCGATCCCTTGCGCGGGGATCCGTCCGATGACGTTCTGGTGCGGACTGTGGCGACGCTGGCCAAGAGTATCGGCGTGCTGTCTGTGGCCGAGGGCGTGGAGACGGAGGAACAGGCCCGGCATCTGAAAGACCTGGGCGTTTCGTTGCTTCAGGGCTACCACTTCTCCCGGCCCGTGCCTGCCGATCAACTCAATACCCGGTATTCGCTATGA
- the hisB gene encoding imidazoleglycerol-phosphate dehydratase HisB — translation MMSARTSTVTRHTAETQIDLSLNLDGSGRAELSTGVPFFEHMLDQISRHGLIDVSLTAQGDLHIDDHHTVEDCGIVFGQALAKALGDKRGITRYGHAYVPLDEALSRVVIDLSGRPGLVFSCDFTRATIGRFETQLVEEFFRGLVNHAGMTLHIDNLRGDNAHHQAETIFKAFGRALRMAISPDERQANQIPSTKGAL, via the coding sequence ATGATGTCCGCTCGCACCTCGACAGTGACCCGCCACACCGCGGAAACCCAGATCGATCTCTCGTTGAATCTCGACGGCTCCGGGCGCGCCGAGCTCAGCACAGGCGTCCCCTTCTTCGAGCACATGCTCGACCAGATCAGTCGGCATGGCCTGATCGACGTTTCCCTGACCGCTCAGGGCGACCTGCACATCGACGATCACCACACCGTCGAGGACTGCGGGATCGTGTTCGGTCAGGCGCTGGCCAAGGCGCTCGGCGACAAGCGCGGCATCACGCGATATGGCCATGCCTATGTCCCGCTGGACGAGGCGCTGTCCCGCGTGGTGATCGACCTCTCCGGCCGACCGGGCCTCGTGTTTTCCTGCGATTTCACGCGGGCGACGATCGGCCGCTTCGAGACCCAGCTCGTCGAGGAGTTCTTCCGCGGGCTCGTCAATCATGCCGGCATGACGCTGCACATCGACAATCTGCGCGGCGACAATGCCCACCACCAGGCCGAAACGATCTTCAAGGCGTTCGGCCGGGCACTGCGCATGGCGATCAGTCCCGACGAGCGACAGGCCAACCAGATCCCCTCCACCAAAGGCGCACTGTAA
- the hisH gene encoding imidazole glycerol phosphate synthase subunit HisH: protein MIAVVDYGMGNLRSVAKAVEHVAPTGTEVRVTDDAQQILDADRVVFPGQGAAADCMAALNGRGLIAPLAEAARTRPFLGICMGMQVMLTHSEENNGVHLLNWFEGEVQRFPAMHDGNGLALKIPQMGWNGIRQAHPHPLWHGIADDARFYFVHSYYCRPSDTALVVGSTEYGMTYASALAQGSVFAIQAHPEKSAADGLTLLKNFTRWNGQAD from the coding sequence ATGATTGCTGTCGTCGATTACGGCATGGGCAACCTGCGCTCGGTGGCCAAGGCCGTGGAGCACGTCGCGCCCACGGGCACCGAGGTCCGGGTGACCGATGACGCCCAACAGATTCTCGACGCGGACCGCGTCGTCTTTCCGGGCCAGGGCGCTGCGGCCGACTGCATGGCCGCCCTGAATGGCCGGGGGCTCATCGCCCCGTTGGCCGAAGCTGCCCGAACCCGCCCCTTCCTCGGGATCTGCATGGGCATGCAGGTCATGCTCACGCACAGCGAGGAAAACAACGGCGTTCACCTGCTGAACTGGTTCGAGGGCGAGGTGCAACGCTTTCCGGCGATGCATGATGGCAATGGCCTCGCGCTCAAGATCCCGCAGATGGGCTGGAACGGCATTCGCCAGGCGCACCCGCACCCCTTGTGGCATGGCATCGCGGATGACGCGCGTTTCTACTTCGTGCACAGCTATTACTGTCGACCGAGCGACACCGCGCTGGTCGTCGGGAGCACGGAATACGGCATGACCTACGCCTCGGCATTGGCCCAGGGCTCGGTCTTCGCCATCCAGGCCCACCCCGAGAAAAGTGCGGCCGACGGACTCACGCTCCTGAAAAACTTTACCCGCTGGAATGGCCAGGCCGACTAG
- the hisA gene encoding 1-(5-phosphoribosyl)-5-[(5-phosphoribosylamino)methylideneamino]imidazole-4-carboxamide isomerase, with translation MLLIPAIDLKEGACVRLKQGRMDDNTVFSDDPLAMAKRWVDAGARRLHLVDLDGAFAGSPRNRASIAAICEAFPELPIQVGGGIRDEETIEQYLEMGVSYVIIGTKAVSDPHFVSDICLSFPGHIIVGLDAKDGKVAVDGWAKISNHDVIDLASRFEQDGVSSIIFTDIARDGMMQGANMAATRELARAVRIPIIASGGMTDMNDIDRLIDAAEDGVAGAIIGRALYEGGIDLGVAQARVDERCGIPPFTE, from the coding sequence ATGTTACTGATTCCCGCAATTGACTTGAAAGAAGGCGCCTGCGTTCGCTTGAAGCAGGGCCGGATGGACGACAACACGGTTTTCTCCGACGATCCGCTGGCCATGGCCAAACGCTGGGTAGATGCCGGCGCACGTCGCCTGCACCTCGTGGATCTCGACGGCGCGTTCGCCGGTAGCCCGCGCAACCGGGCCAGCATTGCAGCCATCTGCGAAGCCTTCCCCGAACTGCCCATCCAGGTCGGCGGCGGCATCCGGGACGAAGAGACCATCGAACAATACCTGGAGATGGGCGTTTCCTACGTCATCATCGGCACCAAGGCCGTCTCCGATCCGCACTTCGTCTCGGATATCTGCCTGTCCTTCCCCGGACACATCATCGTCGGTCTGGACGCCAAGGACGGTAAGGTTGCCGTCGACGGCTGGGCGAAAATCTCCAACCACGACGTGATCGACCTGGCGAGCCGCTTCGAGCAGGACGGCGTATCTTCCATCATCTTCACGGACATCGCCCGTGACGGCATGATGCAGGGCGCCAACATGGCGGCCACCCGAGAACTGGCGCGTGCCGTGCGCATCCCGATCATCGCCTCGGGCGGCATGACCGACATGAACGACATCGACCGCCTGATCGATGCGGCGGAAGACGGCGTCGCAGGCGCCATCATCGGACGCGCCCTGTATGAGGGCGGCATCGATCTCGGCGTGGCCCAGGCGCGCGTCGACGAACGCTGCGGCATCCCGCCCTTCACGGAATGA
- the hisF gene encoding imidazole glycerol phosphate synthase subunit HisF, which yields MTLAKRIIPCLDVAEGRVVKGVQFESLRDAGDPVEAARRYNDEGADELTFLDISASHEGRDTMRHVVEQVAEEVFIPLTVGGGIRALADVRRLLNAGADKVSINTAAVHNPALVKEIADSIGAQCLVVAIDARRVSALGEPLRWEIFTHGGRKPTGLDAVEWAARMAEFGAGELLVTSMDRDGTKQGFDLQLTRAISDAVTVPVIASGGVGNLDDLTAGILEGHADAVLAASIFHFGTYRIAEAKANMAAAGIEVRL from the coding sequence ATGACCCTCGCCAAACGGATCATCCCCTGTCTCGACGTTGCCGAGGGCCGCGTCGTCAAGGGCGTGCAATTCGAATCCCTGCGCGACGCGGGCGACCCCGTCGAGGCGGCACGCCGCTACAACGACGAAGGGGCGGACGAACTGACCTTCCTGGACATCTCCGCCTCCCACGAGGGACGCGACACCATGCGCCACGTGGTCGAGCAGGTGGCCGAAGAGGTGTTCATTCCGCTGACGGTCGGCGGCGGAATTCGCGCACTGGCCGATGTGCGGCGATTGCTGAACGCCGGCGCCGACAAGGTCTCGATCAACACCGCGGCCGTGCACAACCCGGCGCTCGTCAAGGAGATCGCCGATTCGATCGGCGCGCAGTGCCTGGTCGTCGCCATCGATGCCCGGCGCGTTTCCGCCCTGGGCGAACCGCTGCGCTGGGAAATCTTCACCCACGGCGGGCGCAAGCCTACTGGCCTCGACGCCGTCGAATGGGCCGCGCGCATGGCCGAATTCGGCGCCGGCGAACTGCTGGTCACCAGCATGGACCGGGACGGTACGAAGCAGGGCTTCGACCTTCAGCTGACCCGCGCCATTTCCGATGCCGTGACCGTGCCGGTCATCGCCTCCGGCGGCGTCGGCAACCTGGACGATCTCACCGCCGGGATTCTCGAAGGGCATGCCGACGCCGTTCTGGCCGCCAGCATCTTCCACTTCGGCACCTACCGGATCGCCGAGGCGAAAGCCAACATGGCGGCCGCCGGGATCGAGGTCCGGCTTTAA
- the hisI gene encoding phosphoribosyl-AMP cyclohydrolase: MPDAPAAWIDEITWTADGLVPVIAQDHETGRILMFAWMNRAALEQTVATGEAVYFSRSRGRLWHKGEQSGHVQRVHDIRLDCDGDVILLCIEQIGHIACHTGRESCFYRHLHNNEWQITDPVLKSPDEIYG, from the coding sequence ATGCCCGACGCCCCCGCCGCCTGGATCGACGAAATCACCTGGACCGCAGACGGTTTGGTGCCGGTGATCGCGCAGGATCATGAAACCGGTCGCATCCTGATGTTCGCCTGGATGAATCGGGCCGCCCTCGAACAGACGGTCGCCACGGGCGAGGCCGTCTACTTCTCACGATCCCGCGGCCGCCTCTGGCACAAAGGCGAGCAGAGCGGCCATGTTCAGCGTGTTCACGACATCCGACTGGACTGCGACGGCGACGTCATTTTGCTGTGCATTGAACAGATCGGCCACATTGCCTGTCACACAGGTCGGGAAAGCTGTTTTTACCGCCATCTCCATAATAATGAATGGCAGATCACCGACCCTGTATTAAAATCCCCGGATGAAATCTATGGCTGA
- a CDS encoding phosphoribosyl-ATP diphosphatase — protein MAERDQATEATLILQQLAQVIEQRKQADPSGSYVASLFGKGRKKIAQKVGEEGVEVALAAVGGQSGEIIAEMADLWFHCLVLLADANLSHQAVLNELAQRFGLSGLEEKASRTNNPS, from the coding sequence ATGGCTGAACGCGACCAGGCCACCGAAGCCACCCTCATCCTGCAGCAACTGGCCCAAGTGATCGAACAGCGCAAGCAGGCGGACCCCAGTGGTTCGTACGTCGCGTCACTGTTCGGCAAGGGCCGGAAAAAGATCGCACAGAAGGTCGGCGAGGAAGGCGTCGAGGTTGCGCTGGCGGCGGTCGGCGGACAGTCCGGGGAAATCATCGCCGAAATGGCGGATTTGTGGTTCCACTGTCTGGTATTGTTGGCAGACGCAAATCTATCGCACCAGGCTGTGCTGAATGAACTGGCACAGCGCTTTGGCCTGTCCGGCCTTGAAGAAAAGGCAAGCCGGACCAATAACCCTTCATAG
- the tatA gene encoding Sec-independent protein translocase subunit TatA: MGSFSIWHWLVILAIVLLLFGTKRLKNLGTDLGSAIKGFKSAVKDEEKKDEATAAGKATETIAHKDADAGRVIEGEAATRQEHSDTTPPKQG; this comes from the coding sequence ATGGGTAGTTTTAGCATCTGGCACTGGCTGGTCATCCTGGCAATCGTACTGCTGCTGTTCGGCACCAAGCGTCTGAAAAACCTGGGCACCGACCTGGGCAGCGCCATCAAGGGCTTCAAGAGCGCCGTCAAGGACGAAGAGAAGAAGGATGAAGCCACTGCCGCCGGCAAGGCCACCGAAACCATCGCGCACAAGGATGCCGACGCCGGCCGCGTGATCGAGGGCGAAGCGGCCACCCGCCAGGAACATTCGGACACGACCCCGCCCAAGCAGGGCTGA
- the tatB gene encoding Sec-independent protein translocase protein TatB, with protein sequence MFGLSIWEIFLILVIALLVVGPERLPGLARTVGSWVYKVKRFVANAKAEMDSEFNLKDMQNLLTSQESEIAKLRALVEETRQEVSDSGRQVLGAVDEAEASFRAAAASEQSLEADTAEKAAAEETAAETTGTATDRSAQGDAPAQAEQAAPDKPMTFEEEIRALEESSGQTFKRPFEPMPEPSVAEPTQDAPSPNTRNTKST encoded by the coding sequence GTGTTCGGACTCAGCATCTGGGAAATCTTCCTGATCCTCGTGATCGCCCTCCTCGTGGTCGGGCCCGAGCGCCTGCCCGGACTGGCGCGCACCGTGGGTTCATGGGTTTACAAGGTGAAACGGTTCGTGGCCAACGCCAAGGCCGAAATGGACAGCGAATTCAACCTCAAGGACATGCAGAATCTGCTGACCTCGCAGGAATCAGAAATCGCCAAGCTTCGCGCCTTGGTCGAGGAAACCCGTCAGGAAGTCAGTGACTCGGGGCGGCAGGTGCTTGGCGCCGTGGATGAAGCGGAAGCCAGCTTCCGTGCGGCTGCGGCGTCTGAGCAGTCGCTCGAAGCAGATACGGCGGAGAAGGCCGCAGCCGAAGAAACCGCCGCCGAAACCACCGGCACCGCCACGGATCGCTCCGCCCAAGGGGATGCTCCGGCACAAGCCGAACAGGCAGCGCCGGACAAGCCCATGACGTTCGAGGAAGAAATCCGCGCCCTGGAGGAAAGCTCCGGTCAAACGTTCAAGCGACCCTTCGAGCCCATGCCCGAACCGTCTGTAGCGGAGCCGACGCAAGACGCCCCGTCCCCGAACACCCGGAACACGAAATCAACATGA
- the tatC gene encoding twin-arginine translocase subunit TatC: MSEHEVPAGGADAQQQDQEQGLTGFLTHLVELRNRLLKSVLVVLLLFLALFPFRNELFTLLANPLSHHMPAGTTMIAVQVASPFFIPLKLTALTAVFIAIPFLLYQLWAFIAPGLYKHERKLVAPLVFSSTILFYLGAAFAYFVVFPVVFGFLSTAGPSDVNFAPDIGEYLSFVTSLFFAFGFVFEVPVAIVLLVIVGAVTPDKLAEFRRYAILIAFIIGAILTPPDVLSQFMMAVPIWLLYEVGIIVGRLVLKTRKSDEAAAEEEIQTMSAIDTVEDQAVTERHARYEQEADLDLDKAFDEAEADQRRLDAASNDAPEAPHGTDGNPAESEATDVDRPNASATDGQGEEHDAGNTGDSTQPPSEPPKKPGNSA; this comes from the coding sequence ATGAGCGAACATGAAGTCCCCGCCGGGGGAGCTGACGCCCAGCAACAAGACCAGGAACAAGGACTGACGGGCTTTCTGACGCACCTGGTCGAACTACGCAATCGGCTGCTCAAGTCCGTATTGGTCGTACTCCTCCTCTTCCTGGCGCTGTTCCCCTTCCGGAACGAACTCTTTACCCTGCTGGCCAACCCGCTATCGCACCATATGCCGGCAGGCACGACCATGATCGCGGTCCAGGTCGCCTCGCCGTTCTTCATTCCGCTGAAACTCACGGCATTGACGGCCGTATTCATCGCCATTCCCTTCCTGCTGTATCAGCTCTGGGCCTTCATCGCCCCCGGCCTGTACAAGCACGAACGAAAACTCGTCGCGCCGCTGGTCTTTTCCAGCACGATCCTTTTCTATCTCGGCGCGGCATTTGCCTATTTCGTGGTCTTTCCGGTCGTCTTCGGCTTCCTCAGCACCGCCGGCCCCTCGGACGTGAACTTCGCGCCGGACATCGGCGAATACCTGAGTTTCGTGACTTCCCTGTTCTTTGCCTTCGGCTTCGTATTCGAGGTCCCCGTCGCCATCGTGCTTCTGGTGATCGTCGGCGCCGTCACGCCTGACAAGCTGGCGGAGTTCCGACGGTATGCGATCCTCATCGCCTTCATCATCGGTGCGATCCTGACGCCGCCCGACGTACTGTCCCAATTCATGATGGCCGTGCCGATCTGGTTGCTCTACGAGGTCGGCATCATCGTCGGCCGACTCGTCCTAAAAACCCGCAAATCGGACGAAGCGGCAGCTGAAGAGGAAATCCAGACCATGTCGGCCATCGACACCGTCGAGGACCAGGCCGTCACCGAACGACACGCGCGTTACGAACAGGAGGCCGATCTCGACCTGGACAAGGCATTCGACGAGGCCGAAGCCGATCAGCGTCGCCTGGACGCCGCCTCGAATGACGCCCCAGAGGCCCCGCACGGTACCGACGGAAACCCCGCCGAGTCCGAAGCGACGGACGTGGATCGCCCCAACGCATCCGCAACAGACGGACAGGGCGAAGAACATGATGCGGGAAATACCGGCGATTCGACGCAACCGCCCAGCGAACCGCCCAAGAAACCCGGTAATTCGGCTTAA
- the gpmI gene encoding 2,3-bisphosphoglycerate-independent phosphoglycerate mutase yields the protein MSRNAPRRPVLLVIMDGIGVNPSRENNAFALANTPNLDHLFAHHPHTVIEASGRACGLPDGQMGNSEVGHLTLGCGDLIRQDLVRIDDAIADGSFFENTALIEAAQKAAQANRPLHLIGLVSDGGVHSHINHLLALVDLASKNGARPLVHMITDGRDTAPKSAPSYLPELEAKLKKAGGAIATISGRYYAMDRDQRWERTELAWQTIVRGAGERFATANEALEHSYASGKTDEFVLPATLGAFQPIESGDAVIFFNFRNDRPRQLTEALGQPEFSGFDRGDYERALVTCLTEYDPRFLSPIGFPPERPKNVLAEVISQSGIKQFHCAETEKYAHVTFFFNGGKEEPFAGEDRYMAASPKVATYDLQPEMSAAEVADAAIGAVESEDYGFVLVNFANGDMVGHTAIREAVIKAVETVDTQVGRLVEAAQKNGFSIIVTADHGNCDEMVDPVTGEPHTQHTVYPVPCLLIDETPSKLRTGGGIANIAATVLELMGLPVPKKMKRSLLLNGPSPIE from the coding sequence ATGTCGAGAAATGCGCCCCGCCGTCCTGTACTACTGGTCATCATGGACGGAATCGGCGTCAACCCGAGCCGCGAGAACAACGCCTTCGCGCTCGCGAACACGCCGAACCTGGACCACCTGTTCGCCCATCACCCCCATACCGTCATCGAGGCATCCGGCCGCGCCTGCGGCCTGCCGGACGGTCAGATGGGCAACTCCGAGGTGGGCCATCTGACGCTGGGCTGCGGTGACCTGATCCGTCAGGATCTGGTACGCATCGACGACGCCATTGCCGACGGCAGCTTTTTCGAGAACACCGCACTGATCGAGGCCGCCCAGAAGGCAGCCCAGGCCAATCGCCCGTTGCATTTGATCGGCCTCGTCTCCGACGGCGGCGTACACAGCCACATCAACCATCTGCTGGCGCTGGTCGACCTCGCCAGCAAGAACGGCGCCCGCCCCCTGGTGCACATGATCACCGACGGCCGGGATACCGCCCCGAAATCCGCTCCGTCCTATCTCCCCGAACTCGAGGCGAAGCTGAAGAAGGCAGGCGGCGCCATCGCCACGATCAGCGGCCGCTACTATGCGATGGACCGGGATCAGCGCTGGGAGCGCACCGAACTGGCCTGGCAGACCATCGTCCGCGGCGCGGGCGAGCGATTCGCCACGGCCAACGAAGCGCTGGAACACTCCTATGCCTCGGGCAAGACCGACGAATTCGTCCTGCCCGCGACCCTGGGCGCCTTCCAGCCCATCGAATCCGGCGATGCGGTGATCTTCTTCAATTTCCGCAACGATCGTCCGCGCCAGCTGACCGAAGCCCTGGGCCAGCCCGAGTTCTCGGGCTTTGACCGGGGCGACTACGAGCGTGCTCTGGTCACCTGCCTGACCGAATACGATCCGCGTTTCCTCTCACCCATCGGCTTCCCGCCGGAGCGCCCGAAGAACGTGCTTGCCGAGGTCATCAGCCAATCCGGGATCAAGCAGTTCCATTGCGCGGAAACCGAGAAATACGCCCACGTCACCTTCTTCTTCAACGGCGGCAAGGAAGAGCCGTTCGCCGGGGAAGACCGCTACATGGCGGCGTCCCCCAAAGTGGCCACCTATGATCTGCAGCCGGAAATGAGTGCGGCCGAGGTCGCCGATGCGGCCATTGGTGCCGTCGAGAGCGAGGATTACGGCTTCGTGCTGGTGAATTTCGCCAATGGCGACATGGTGGGACACACAGCGATTCGCGAGGCGGTGATCAAGGCCGTGGAAACCGTGGATACCCAGGTGGGACGCCTTGTCGAGGCAGCCCAGAAAAACGGCTTCTCGATCATCGTGACCGCCGACCATGGCAACTGCGACGAGATGGTCGACCCGGTCACCGGCGAGCCGCATACGCAGCACACCGTGTACCCCGTTCCCTGCCTGCTGATCGACGAAACGCCTTCCAAGCTCCGTACCGGGGGCGGCATCGCCAACATCGCCGCCACCGTGCTGGAGTTGATGGGACTGCCGGTCCCCAAGAAGATGAAGCGCTCGCTGCTGCTGAACGGCCCCAGCCCGATCGAATAA
- a CDS encoding ABC transporter permease, with translation MNIQVLSVVDLILAGLLVLALGVVQLLLGLGLLRSLVWGSIRMVLQLLLVGLVLKSLFAVANLGWITLMALVMLLLASYEVIARQKRPIKGWRGYGIGLVSMGVTAAIITLFTLLIVVQPKPWYTPQYAIPLLGMILGNTMTGIGLALNHLTQTAWSSRVQIEARLLMGQTARAATRELRADALRAGLIPTLNMLAAAGLISLPGMMTGQILAGAPPMEAVRYQILIMLLITAATGFGSMLAVHLGSLRLFDGRDRLRLDRLGG, from the coding sequence ATGAATATTCAGGTGCTTTCCGTCGTCGATCTCATCCTCGCAGGCCTGCTCGTGCTGGCACTGGGCGTCGTCCAGCTGCTGCTCGGACTTGGCCTGCTGCGCTCCCTGGTTTGGGGGAGCATCCGGATGGTGCTGCAACTGCTGCTCGTCGGGCTGGTACTCAAGAGTCTGTTTGCCGTGGCCAATCTGGGCTGGATCACGCTGATGGCGCTCGTCATGCTGCTGTTGGCGAGTTATGAGGTGATTGCCCGCCAGAAGCGGCCGATCAAGGGCTGGCGGGGCTACGGTATCGGTCTAGTTTCGATGGGGGTGACGGCGGCCATCATCACCCTGTTCACCTTGCTGATCGTGGTTCAGCCGAAGCCCTGGTACACGCCGCAATATGCCATTCCCTTGCTGGGCATGATCCTGGGAAACACCATGACGGGGATCGGACTCGCGCTGAATCATCTGACACAGACGGCCTGGTCGAGTCGCGTGCAGATCGAGGCGCGATTGCTCATGGGGCAGACGGCCCGCGCCGCGACGCGGGAATTGCGGGCGGATGCCTTGCGGGCGGGGCTGATTCCAACGTTGAACATGCTGGCGGCGGCGGGGTTGATCAGTCTTCCGGGGATGATGACCGGTCAGATTCTGGCCGGAGCGCCGCCGATGGAGGCCGTCCGCTATCAGATCCTGATCATGCTGCTGATCACCGCCGCCACCGGCTTCGGTTCGATGCTGGCCGTCCATCTCGGCAGCCTGCGGCTGTTCGATGGCCGGGACCGGTTGCGGCTGGATCGGCTCGGCGGCTGA